In one window of Dromaius novaehollandiae isolate bDroNov1 chromosome W, bDroNov1.hap1, whole genome shotgun sequence DNA:
- the LOC135324368 gene encoding zinc finger and BTB domain-containing protein 5-like isoform X2: MDFPGHFEQIFQQLNYQRLHGQLCDCVIVVGNRHFKAHRSVLAACSTHFRALFTVAEGDQTMNMIQLDSDVVTAEAFAALIDMMYTSTLMLGESNVMDVLLAASHLHLNSVVKACKHYLTTRTLPMSPPSDRVQEQNARVQRSFMLQQLGLSIVSSALNSTQSTEEQPNTMSSLMRSNIEQRTTFPIRRLHKRKQSSDDRARQRIRPTIDESISDVTPESGQSVVHSREDFFSPDSLKIVDNSKADAVTDKQENNTIMFDQSFSAQEDVQVPSQSDNSGGNISQISVASQMLIVDLIHVIVSLMKMLSRTDPRIDLCSTPLVTSLQSLRTSLDRHDLSKMIESILPVTSASSLSTLGCIPSGPMDLYGAKISQEVPDLTLIHCW, encoded by the exons ATGGATTTTCCAGGACACTTTGAGCAAATCTTTCAGCAGCTAAACTACCAGAGGCTTCATGGCCAACTTTGTGACTGTGTCATTGTGGTGGGAAACAGGCATTTCAAAGCCCATCGCTCTGTTTTGGCAGCATGTAGCACACATTTCCGAGCTCTCTTTACCGTAGCAGAGGGTGATCAAACTATGAACATGATTCAGCTGGACAGTGATGTGGTGACAGCAGAAGCTTTTGCTGCTCTAATTGATATGATGTACACTTCTACACTAATGCTTGGGGAGAGCAATGTTATGGATGTCTTGCTGGCTGCTTCTCACCTACATTTGAACTCCGTTGTTAAAGCGTGTAAACATTACCTTACTACCAGGACACTACCGATGTCTCCACCTAGTGATAGAGTTCAAGAGCAAAATGCACGCGTGCAAAGATCTTTCATGCTTCAGCAGCTTGGACTGAGCATTGTGAGCTCTGCATTAAATTCAACTCAGAGCACAGAGGAACAACCAAATACCATGAGCTCATTGATGAGAAGTAACATAGAGCAACGCACTACTTTTCCTATCCGGCGTCTCCATAAGCGTAAGCAGTCTTCTGATGATCGGGCCAGACAGCGAATCAGACCTACCATAGATGAGTCCATTTCAGATGTTACTCCAGAGAGTGGTCAGTCAGTAGTTCATTCacgagaagattttttttcaccaGATTCACTGAAGATTGTGGACAATTCTAAGGCTGATGCTGTTACTGATAAACAGGAGAATAATACTATCATGTTTGATCAGTCTTTCAGTGCTCAAGAAGATGTTCAAGTGCCCAGCCAGTCAGACAACAGTGGAGGAAACATTTCACAGATATCCGTTGCATCCCAG ATGCTGATAGTTGATCTGATCCATGTTATTGT GTCGTTGATGAAGATGTTAAGCAGGACAGATCCCAGGATAGACCTCTGCAGTACTCCACTTGTAACTAGCCTCCAG TCATTGAGGACCTCCCTCgatcgccatgacctttcaaaaatgATAGAGAGCATCCTCccagtgacatcagccagctctctcagcacccttggatgcatcccatctggtcccatggacttgtatggAGCCAAGATTTCTCAAGAGGTCCCTGACCTGACCCTCATCCACTGCTGGTAG
- the LOC135324368 gene encoding zinc finger and BTB domain-containing protein 5-like isoform X1: MDFPGHFEQIFQQLNYQRLHGQLCDCVIVVGNRHFKAHRSVLAACSTHFRALFTVAEGDQTMNMIQLDSDVVTAEAFAALIDMMYTSTLMLGESNVMDVLLAASHLHLNSVVKACKHYLTTRTLPMSPPSDRVQEQNARVQRSFMLQQLGLSIVSSALNSTQSTEEQPNTMSSLMRSNIEQRTTFPIRRLHKRKQSSDDRARQRIRPTIDESISDVTPESGQSVVHSREDFFSPDSLKIVDNSKADAVTDKQENNTIMFDQSFSAQEDVQVPSQSDNSGGNISQISVASQVIQVETSFDQKATSEKNNFSCENPEVSLNEKEHMGVVVKSEPLSSPEPQDEVSDVTSQAEGSESVEVEGGVVSAEKIELSPESSDRSFSDPQSSTDRVGDIHIMEVSNNLEHKSTFSISNFLNKSRGGNFGASQNNNDNIPNTTSDCRMDGDASYLMSSESGPANGHSSATVSHVEHPFSEPADSHFVRPMQDVMGLPCVQTSGYRAAEQFGMDFPRSGLGLHSLSRTMMGSVRGGASSFPGYRRIAPKMPVVTSVRSSQLQDNSSSSQLLMNGTTSFENGHPSQPGPPQLTRASADVLSKCKKALSEHNVLVVEGARKYACKICCKTFLTLTDCKKHIRVHTGEKPYACLKCGKRFSQSSHLYKHSKTTCLRWQSSNLPSTLL, encoded by the coding sequence ATGGATTTTCCAGGACACTTTGAGCAAATCTTTCAGCAGCTAAACTACCAGAGGCTTCATGGCCAACTTTGTGACTGTGTCATTGTGGTGGGAAACAGGCATTTCAAAGCCCATCGCTCTGTTTTGGCAGCATGTAGCACACATTTCCGAGCTCTCTTTACCGTAGCAGAGGGTGATCAAACTATGAACATGATTCAGCTGGACAGTGATGTGGTGACAGCAGAAGCTTTTGCTGCTCTAATTGATATGATGTACACTTCTACACTAATGCTTGGGGAGAGCAATGTTATGGATGTCTTGCTGGCTGCTTCTCACCTACATTTGAACTCCGTTGTTAAAGCGTGTAAACATTACCTTACTACCAGGACACTACCGATGTCTCCACCTAGTGATAGAGTTCAAGAGCAAAATGCACGCGTGCAAAGATCTTTCATGCTTCAGCAGCTTGGACTGAGCATTGTGAGCTCTGCATTAAATTCAACTCAGAGCACAGAGGAACAACCAAATACCATGAGCTCATTGATGAGAAGTAACATAGAGCAACGCACTACTTTTCCTATCCGGCGTCTCCATAAGCGTAAGCAGTCTTCTGATGATCGGGCCAGACAGCGAATCAGACCTACCATAGATGAGTCCATTTCAGATGTTACTCCAGAGAGTGGTCAGTCAGTAGTTCATTCacgagaagattttttttcaccaGATTCACTGAAGATTGTGGACAATTCTAAGGCTGATGCTGTTACTGATAAACAGGAGAATAATACTATCATGTTTGATCAGTCTTTCAGTGCTCAAGAAGATGTTCAAGTGCCCAGCCAGTCAGACAACAGTGGAGGAAACATTTCACAGATATCCGTTGCATCCCAGGTAATACAAGTGGAAACCAGTTTTGATCAGAAAGCTACTTCTGAGAAAAACAACTTCTCATGTGAAAATCCAGAAGTCAGTCTAAATGAAAAAGAACACATGGGGGTGGTGGTTAAATCTGAGCCTTTGAGTTCCCCAGAGCCTCAAGATGAAGTGAGTGATGTCACTTCTCAAGCAGAAGGCAGTGAGTCTGTTGAAGTGGAAGGAGGAGTGGTAAGCGCAGAAAAGATAGAACTGAGTCCTGAAAGCAGTGATCGTAGTTTTTCTGACCCACAGTCTAGTACTGACAGGGTGGGAGACATCCATATTATGGAGGTGTCAAATAACTTGGAACACAAGTCCACTTTCAGTATCTCAAATTTCCTGAATAAAAGCAGAGGTGGCAACTTTGGTGCTAGTCAAAATAACAATGACAACATTCCAAATACAACAAGTGACTGCAGAATGGATGGTGATGCCTCTTACCTAATGAGTTCAGAGTCTGGGCCTGCTAATGGTCATTCCTCTGCTACAGTTTCTCATGTAGAGCATCCATTCAGTGAGCCTGCAGACTCTCATTTTGTTAGACCAATGCAGGATGTAATGGGTCTTCCCTGTGTACAGACTTCTGGGTACCGAGCTGCAGAACAATTCGGTATGGATTTTCCAAGGTCAGGTTTGGGCCTGCACTCTTTGTCAAGGACAATGATGGGTTCTGTAAGAGGTGGAGCTAGTAGCTTTCCTGGCTATCGTCGCATAGCCCCCAAAATGCCTGTTGTGACCTCTGTCAGGAGCTCCCAGCTGCAAGATAACTCTTCCAGTTCCCAGCTGTTAATGAATGGGACCACTTCTTTTGAAAATGGACATCCTTCACAACCTGGTCCACCACAGTTGACAAGGGCATCTGCAGATGTTCTTTCAAAATGTAAGAAGGCCTTATCTGAGCACAATGTCTTAGTTGTAGAAGGTGCTCGCAAATATGCCTGTAAGATCTGCTGCAAGACTTTTTTGACTCTAACAGACTGTAAGAAGCACATCCGCGTGCATACAGGAGAAAAGCCTTATGCCTGTTTAAAGTGTGGCAAACGGTTCAGCCAGTCCAGCCATCTATACAAACATTCCAAAACAACCTGTCTGAGGTGGCAGAGCAGCAATCTACCTAGCACTTTGCTTTAA
- the LOC135324368 gene encoding zinc finger and BTB domain-containing protein 5-like isoform X3: protein MGVVVKSEPLSSPEPQDEVSDVTSQAEGSESVEVEGGVVSAEKIELSPESSDRSFSDPQSSTDRVGDIHIMEVSNNLEHKSTFSISNFLNKSRGGNFGASQNNNDNIPNTTSDCRMDGDASYLMSSESGPANGHSSATVSHVEHPFSEPADSHFVRPMQDVMGLPCVQTSGYRAAEQFGMDFPRSGLGLHSLSRTMMGSVRGGASSFPGYRRIAPKMPVVTSVRSSQLQDNSSSSQLLMNGTTSFENGHPSQPGPPQLTRASADVLSKCKKALSEHNVLVVEGARKYACKICCKTFLTLTDCKKHIRVHTGEKPYACLKCGKRFSQSSHLYKHSKTTCLRWQSSNLPSTLL, encoded by the coding sequence ATGGGGGTGGTGGTTAAATCTGAGCCTTTGAGTTCCCCAGAGCCTCAAGATGAAGTGAGTGATGTCACTTCTCAAGCAGAAGGCAGTGAGTCTGTTGAAGTGGAAGGAGGAGTGGTAAGCGCAGAAAAGATAGAACTGAGTCCTGAAAGCAGTGATCGTAGTTTTTCTGACCCACAGTCTAGTACTGACAGGGTGGGAGACATCCATATTATGGAGGTGTCAAATAACTTGGAACACAAGTCCACTTTCAGTATCTCAAATTTCCTGAATAAAAGCAGAGGTGGCAACTTTGGTGCTAGTCAAAATAACAATGACAACATTCCAAATACAACAAGTGACTGCAGAATGGATGGTGATGCCTCTTACCTAATGAGTTCAGAGTCTGGGCCTGCTAATGGTCATTCCTCTGCTACAGTTTCTCATGTAGAGCATCCATTCAGTGAGCCTGCAGACTCTCATTTTGTTAGACCAATGCAGGATGTAATGGGTCTTCCCTGTGTACAGACTTCTGGGTACCGAGCTGCAGAACAATTCGGTATGGATTTTCCAAGGTCAGGTTTGGGCCTGCACTCTTTGTCAAGGACAATGATGGGTTCTGTAAGAGGTGGAGCTAGTAGCTTTCCTGGCTATCGTCGCATAGCCCCCAAAATGCCTGTTGTGACCTCTGTCAGGAGCTCCCAGCTGCAAGATAACTCTTCCAGTTCCCAGCTGTTAATGAATGGGACCACTTCTTTTGAAAATGGACATCCTTCACAACCTGGTCCACCACAGTTGACAAGGGCATCTGCAGATGTTCTTTCAAAATGTAAGAAGGCCTTATCTGAGCACAATGTCTTAGTTGTAGAAGGTGCTCGCAAATATGCCTGTAAGATCTGCTGCAAGACTTTTTTGACTCTAACAGACTGTAAGAAGCACATCCGCGTGCATACAGGAGAAAAGCCTTATGCCTGTTTAAAGTGTGGCAAACGGTTCAGCCAGTCCAGCCATCTATACAAACATTCCAAAACAACCTGTCTGAGGTGGCAGAGCAGCAATCTACCTAGCACTTTGCTTTAA